The Caulobacter sp. FWC2 region ACGCCGGCAAGCAAGTGACCCAACCCGATATCGAGGACATCTCCAGCGCTCAGTTCGACCAGACGCTGAAGACCAATCTCTACGCGATGTTCTGGATCACCAAGGCCGCCGAGCCCCACCTGCGGCCGGGAGCGGCCATCATTAACACGGCTTCCGTCCAGGCTTATGAGCCATCCGAGGGTTTGCTCGACTACGCCACGACCAAGGCCGGCATCGTCGCCTTCACCAAGGCGCTGGCCAAGCAAATGATCAAGAAGGGGGTGCGGGCCAACGCCGTAGCGCCCGGCCCGTTCTGGACGGCGCTGCAGCCGAGCGGCGGGCAAACCCAGGAAAAGGTTCAGCACTTTGGCGAGCAATCCCAGTTGGGCCGACCCGGCCAGCCTGTCGAGATCGCGCCGGTCTATGTTCTCCTGGCCTCGCAGGAAGCCAGCTTCATCACCGGGGAAGTTTACGGCGTGACCGGCGGCGCCGGCATCGCCTAAGCGCTCCGCTGTTGAGGATCGGCCGTCGCCGCCAGAGCCGAACGCGTCCTGGCGCCGCCGCCACGAACGGAGCTTCAACGGCAAGGGCGGCCGACGGCGACCGCAGGGAGACTACATGGATAAAGTCGCGCGTGTTGGCTGCTCGGGCTGGGCCTACGACGACTGGCGTGGCCCCTTCTATCCCAACGAGGTCAAACTGAAGGATCGGTTGACCTATTACGCGAGCGTTTTCGACACGACGGAGATCAACGCTAGCTTCTACCGTTTGCCCACGGACAAGGCTGTCCAGGCCTGGGCCGACCAAGTTCCTGATGGCTTCCTCTTCGCTTGGAAGGTGTCGCGCTACATCACCCACAACAAGAAGCTGAAGGATTGCAAGGAGAGCGTCGATCTGGTGTTTGGCCGCATGGCGCCCCTGGCCGAAAAGCGGGGCCCGGCGCTTGTCCAACTCCCGCCCATGCTTCATCGGGATGATGAACGTCTCAACCGCTTTTTGGCTTGGATGCCCAAGGGTCAGCCCGTGACCGTCGAGTTTCGGCACCCCAGTTGGCACGAGCCGGCCATCCTAGACATTCTTCGCAACCACGGCGTGGCGCTTTGCGTCTCCGACCACCACGACGCGCCATCCCCCTGGGAAACCACCGCAGACTTCGCCTATGTGCGAGGACATGGGCCCGGCGGACATTACCATGGACGCTACGCGCCAAGCGATCTGCGCGCCTGGGCCGACTGGATCGGGTCCTGTAAAGCCGCTGGGATCTCGGTCTACAACTACTTCGACAACGACATCAAAAGCGCCGCGCCGCAGGACGCGACGGCTCTGATCTCACACCTGAGCGGATAGAGATGAATCCGCCCCCCACACCGCTCGCGCCCGCACGTCCGGCGCGTCAGTCGGCGCCGTTGCCTGGATCGGTCGCGTCGGGGTCGTGCGTGTAGGACGCCCTGCGCGTCGGATCGGCGGTCGGCGCCAAGGGCGCTTCCAGACCTGCGTCCTGGGCGGGCGCCGGAGAGGGTTTTGGGACGGACTCGCGGAATGGCGGTTCAATCGCCATCACGATTTACCTGAGCCGGGCTCGGCCATTTTGCGGTGCTGCTCGGCCAGAACGCTCTGCGGGGTGACCGCCGCGACCGCCGCCTGCAGCTTGTTCTTGAAGCCCGCCACGACGTCGCCCTCGCCCTTCTGCATGGCGCGGTAGCCGGTCAGCGCCACGTCGGCCGGATCGGCCTTCTTCGGATCGGCCCCGACCTTGGTGTCCAGCATGTCGGCGCGCTCGAAGAACTCGGTGTCGGTCGGACCCGGCATCAGGCAGCTGACCGAGACGCCGGTGTCCTTCAGCTCGTTGCGCAACGCCCAGGCGAAACTGTCGAGGAAAGCCTTGGTGCCGTTGTAAACGGCCTGGAACGATCCCGGCATCAGGCCGGCGATCGAGCCGGTGATCAGGATGCGACCCCGCTCGCGCTCGCGCATGTCGCGGGCGATATTCTGGATCAGATAGACCGTGCCGGTGACATTGGTGTCGATCACGAACCGCGCCTCAGCCCAATCCTGATCGAGGAAACCGTGGCCCAGGCCCCGGCCGGCATTGGCCATCAGGGCGTCGACCTGTCGCCCCCCGATCAGGGCGAGCAGCTTGTCGACGCCTTCGGTGGTCGACAGGTCGACCTGCAGGGCCTCGACTTTGCCGCCGTGCTGCTCCAAGGCGTCCTTGGCCTCGACGATCGAGGGCTCGTCGGCGGCGATGACCAGGTCGTAGCCGTCTTCGGCGGCCAGACGGGCCAGCTCGTAGCCGATGCCGGACGAGGCGCCGGTAACGACGGCCAGGGGGCGAAGATCCTCGATCATCAGGCGGCTTCCTTTTCCCACTCAGGCTTGAGGACGACCTTGGTCACCTCGTTCTGGTTTTCCTTGAACATCTTGTAGCCGTCCGGCGCGCGCTCCAACGGCAGGCGGTGACTGATCAGGAAGGTGGTGTCGATGACCCCCTCGCCGATCAGGTCCAACAACGTTCGCAGGTACTTTTGGACGTGGGTCTGGCCGGTGCGGATCTGCAGGCCCTTCTCCATCAGCGCGCCGATCGGGATCTTGTCGCCCATGCCGCCGTAGACGCCCGGGATCGAGACCCGCCCGCCGGTGCGGCACGCCATCAAGACCTCACGAAGGACGTGGGCGCGGTCGGTGCCCAGACGCGTGGCGACCTTGACCGCGTCGACCACGTTGTCGATCGAAAAGCCGTGGCTCTCCATGCCGACCGCGTCGATGCAGGCGTCCGGCCCGATGCCGCCGGTCATGGCCATCAGAGCCTCGCGGACCTTGACGTCGTGGTAGTTGATCACCTGGGCGCCGAGCGACTTGGCCAGCTCCAGGCGGTGCGGATGGTGGTCGATGGCGATGACCTTGTGGGCGCCCTGGATCAAGGCGCTCTGGATGGCGAACAGCCCGACCGGACCGCAACCCCAGACCGCCACCGTGTCACCCGGCTCGATCTGGCAGTTCTCGGCCGCCATCCAGCCGGTGGGCAGGATGTCGGACAGGAACAGAACCTTCTCGTCCTCCAGGCCATCGGGAATGACGATCGGCCCGACGTCGCTATAGGGCACCCGGACATACTCGGCTTGGCCGCCGGCATAGCCGCCGGTCATGTGCGAATAGCCGAACAAACCCGTCATCGCCGTGCCGTAGGCGATTTCGCCTAGATCTTGCGTCTCGGCTGGATTGGAGTTCTCGCAGCCCGAGAACTGCTGTTTCTCGCAGTGGAAGCACTTGCCGCAGGCGATCACAAACGGGACGACCACCCGCTGGCCCTTCTGCAGGGTCGAGCCTGGCCCGGTCTCGACGACTTCGCCCATGAACTCGTGGCCCAGGATGTCGCCCTTCTCCATCGAGGGGATCATGCTGTCATAGAGGTGCAGGTCCGATCCGCAGATGGCGGTCGAGGTGATCTTTATGATCGCGTCGCGAGGATTGACGATCTTGGGGTCGGGCACGGTGTCCATGCGGACGTCGTGTTTGCCGTGCCAGGTCAGGGCGCGCATGGGCGTCTCCGTCTAGAAATTTGTGTTGGATCAGCCTTGCGGCGCGGCTTCGGGGGTCTTGGCCGTGGAAATCTCGCCGGTTTCCATCAACTGCTTGAAGCGGCGCAGCTCGCGGCGCGCCTGGATCTTCGGCTCCTTCTGGAAAAGCTTGGCGATCAGCTTGCCAAGATCGCCGCCCGGCGGCTCGTAGACGATGGTGGCGGTGACCTCGGTCCCGCGCCCCGGCGGGCCGTCCTTGAACTCGATGCGGCCGGCATTCTTGATGTCGGCGCCCTCAACGGACTCCCAGGCCAGCAGCTCGTTCTCGACCTCCTCGGTCAAGAGGCTGTCCCACTCGACGGTCTTGCCGGCCGGGGCCTTGACCACCCAGTGCGAGCGCTTGTCGTCGCCGGGCGTGACGCTCTCCACGTTCTCCATGAAGAGCGCCAGGTTCCGGAAATCGCGCCAGAAGGCGTAGAGCTCCGCCCGCGGACGATTGATGGTCACCGTGCGGCCGACCAGGGCCGCCTCGTGCCAACCGCGCTCTTCGGCGACCTCATGGGCGATGTCGCGCTGGTGCACCGCGGCGGTCAGCGGCGCGTCACTCTCAAGCGTGCGGGCGATGGTCTCTTCAGACATCGTCGATCTCCTCAATTCCGCAGATCAACAGTCCGAGCCGCCCCTTGTTCCGACAGCCAAGGTTGTGCCCCGCCCAACTCATCAAATGAAGAGATGGGCAGGACCGGACCACGGCTGGGGCCCGGTTTCCGGGGCTTTGGTTGCGCAGCATTCCCGACATTGGAACGCCAGGCGCAGGGCTCCGTTTGAGCTGCTCGCCGCCAAAAAGTGCGGTTCAAGTCAAAACCGGGAGGAGATGATCATGCGCGAGACGCAGTCGAACGCTTCCCCACTCGCCAGGAGAGCAACCATGTTTGGTGGCGAACGTCTTTCGCGCCTCGGCGCCTTTAGTCCTCAATTTCCAGACGCCGAGGCCCTGCACAAGGGCCTGGCGCACTGGAACCATCACCGGCTTTCGCCGCAAGCGCCCATCGAGACCTGGCGCGAGACGATCGACGAGGAACGGCGGATGAAGCGCGTGGAAGGCGAGTTCATAGAAGCCTTCCGGAGCCACATCGCCCACCTCGTCGACACGGTCCCTGAGGACGCGGAGGCCTTCGTCGCCTGGTTCGAAGCGCTCAAGGATCACGGCCCCGGCCAGTGGGACCCATTGTTCGATTGGCTGGAAGGTTCGGCGTCGCTCGAAGACCTCAAGTGGTTCCTGACCCAGGAAGCGGCCGGCGAGGCTGGGTTTGACGACCTGGTCGCCTCACCCAGGTCAAGATCCCCGACCGCGCCAAGCTCGAACTGGCCCGCAACTACTGGGACGAAATGGGCCGAGGCAACGCCAAGGGCATGCATGGTCCGATGCTGGAGCGCACCAGCGCCACCCTGGGCCTCTCGCCCACCATCGACGCCACGCTCTGGCAGTCGCTGTGCCTTGCCAACACCATGACGGCCTTCGCCACGACGCGGCGCTACGCCTGGCACTCCATCGGCGCCCTGGGCGTGGTCGAGCTGACCGCCCCAACCCGCGTGGCCTGTGTCGATGCGGGCCTCAAGCGCGTCGGCGTCTCGCCCGACGCGCGCAAGTACTTCGCCCTGCACGCCCATCTCGACGTGGAGCACTCCAAGGCTTGGAACGCCGAAGCGCTGATCCCGCTGGTCGCGGAGGATCCGACCCGGGCGCGGTTCATCGCCGAGGGCGCGATCATG contains the following coding sequences:
- a CDS encoding SDR family oxidoreductase; amino-acid sequence: MIEDLRPLAVVTGASSGIGYELARLAAEDGYDLVIAADEPSIVEAKDALEQHGGKVEALQVDLSTTEGVDKLLALIGGRQVDALMANAGRGLGHGFLDQDWAEARFVIDTNVTGTVYLIQNIARDMRERERGRILITGSIAGLMPGSFQAVYNGTKAFLDSFAWALRNELKDTGVSVSCLMPGPTDTEFFERADMLDTKVGADPKKADPADVALTGYRAMQKGEGDVVAGFKNKLQAAVAAVTPQSVLAEQHRKMAEPGSGKS
- a CDS encoding iron-containing redox enzyme family protein, translated to MGRGNAKGMHGPMLERTSATLGLSPTIDATLWQSLCLANTMTAFATTRRYAWHSIGALGVVELTAPTRVACVDAGLKRVGVSPDARKYFALHAHLDVEHSKAWNAEALIPLVAEDPTRARFIAEGAIMRLICGEQCFETYRAHLWAHTHPLVYAAE
- a CDS encoding SRPBCC family protein — encoded protein: MSEETIARTLESDAPLTAAVHQRDIAHEVAEERGWHEAALVGRTVTINRPRAELYAFWRDFRNLALFMENVESVTPGDDKRSHWVVKAPAGKTVEWDSLLTEEVENELLAWESVEGADIKNAGRIEFKDGPPGRGTEVTATIVYEPPGGDLGKLIAKLFQKEPKIQARRELRRFKQLMETGEISTAKTPEAAPQG
- a CDS encoding DUF72 domain-containing protein, whose amino-acid sequence is MDKVARVGCSGWAYDDWRGPFYPNEVKLKDRLTYYASVFDTTEINASFYRLPTDKAVQAWADQVPDGFLFAWKVSRYITHNKKLKDCKESVDLVFGRMAPLAEKRGPALVQLPPMLHRDDERLNRFLAWMPKGQPVTVEFRHPSWHEPAILDILRNHGVALCVSDHHDAPSPWETTADFAYVRGHGPGGHYHGRYAPSDLRAWADWIGSCKAAGISVYNYFDNDIKSAAPQDATALISHLSG
- a CDS encoding SDR family oxidoreductase translates to MSQDSRLTMQDPREQYPKPPFPPQPQAAPGLAARMEPRPDHGETSYRGSGRLAGRKALVTGADSGIGRAAAIAFAREGADVAIGYLPSEEPDAREVIALIEAEGRKAIALPGDITDEAFCRELVAQAVAGLGGIDILVNNAGKQVTQPDIEDISSAQFDQTLKTNLYAMFWITKAAEPHLRPGAAIINTASVQAYEPSEGLLDYATTKAGIVAFTKALAKQMIKKGVRANAVAPGPFWTALQPSGGQTQEKVQHFGEQSQLGRPGQPVEIAPVYVLLASQEASFITGEVYGVTGGAGIA
- a CDS encoding zinc-dependent alcohol dehydrogenase, translating into MRALTWHGKHDVRMDTVPDPKIVNPRDAIIKITSTAICGSDLHLYDSMIPSMEKGDILGHEFMGEVVETGPGSTLQKGQRVVVPFVIACGKCFHCEKQQFSGCENSNPAETQDLGEIAYGTAMTGLFGYSHMTGGYAGGQAEYVRVPYSDVGPIVIPDGLEDEKVLFLSDILPTGWMAAENCQIEPGDTVAVWGCGPVGLFAIQSALIQGAHKVIAIDHHPHRLELAKSLGAQVINYHDVKVREALMAMTGGIGPDACIDAVGMESHGFSIDNVVDAVKVATRLGTDRAHVLREVLMACRTGGRVSIPGVYGGMGDKIPIGALMEKGLQIRTGQTHVQKYLRTLLDLIGEGVIDTTFLISHRLPLERAPDGYKMFKENQNEVTKVVLKPEWEKEAA